The nucleotide window TGCCTCGACTGAGAGTACCAGTGGAAATGCTCCTGGCTTTTGTTATCAGAGCGTTTCCGAATAATGACACTCCCACATTTACTACTTCCGGAAGCGTGCTCGAAAGATTCTATCAAATCAACAAGTACCTTAATCAGGTAGAGGTCTTATCAACCGGCTATCACCCCTATTCCCTGAATCATCCACCCGGAGTCATCAATCACCTCCAGACACGATACTATGTCTAAATGCTATTGATGCTGCAATACATGGCGAAATTCAGGTTGATGATCCGGCAATCCCTACAGGTTGTTGCCCTCTGAACTAGTATCATAAGACAGGCTTGCGCGTCCCAAGAACTCAGCAATCAAATTCTCCGTCCTGCTCCGAGTCTCCTCTACCTGTTCTGCTGTCATCCGCTTCCTCATCATTGGATTGTCCAACTCAAAGGGGCTCACTTTGTCCTGAAGCCAGTAGATGTTCGCAATTTCCTCGAAGCGAAAGATCGTGCAAGGCCTGGCTGCACCTGCGCGGGCAAGCTCCTTGTCCCAGGTCTCTGCGATATCCCATTGAACCTCCGAAGCTCCAACCACCGGATGACTCTCTGAAAACCCAGTCAGCATCGCACGGCGAAGGGCGAGCTGAGACCCGCTCTCAAATGGCCCTGGAAGTGTACCACCACACAGATTGCCGAAAGAGAACCCCATGAACTCATCTGCCACCGTACCGACGTAGGAGAAGTCGAAATCCAGCAGCGCAGTTACCCGAAGCGTGCTGGGATCAAAAAGTAGGTTATTCGTAGCTAGAAAGAGTTTCTGTTAGGGCACATCCAAAAAGCTGAAAGTTGTAAATTTGTGACTTACTGAGATCAGCGTGAACGAGAACTTTCTGGGGATCATCGCCGCCCAAGAGCTTCTCGAGACGATGGTCAATGAAATCATCAAGTCTCGTCCGTACCCCATTTTCCTTCCAACCTTGTATGACAGGATTGTTatccgcctcctcgagcttgacTTTGAATATACCGCGCAGGAAGTCCCTGTACGTTAGAGAAGGCTCTCCTGTAAACATGGTCATCTGCCCACTGATGACATTCCTGTTTTCATCAAACCTCAGGCCTCCATACTTGCTTACAGTCCCCGGAACGGTGTAGTTCTGCAGTAGAGCTAGGATATCGGCCATCTGACCAAGAAGGACTGTCTTATCTTGCAGGGAGAAATCCTCAAACCCCCCTCTCTCAGGTATGGTTCCAGGCATGCACTGTTGGACACTGATACCTTGACCACTAGATACGCCGCTCCACATGTAAACGTCAGGGACGATGCAGCTGTACTTGGACCCAGCAAGTGCTTGTCGTACGAGGGTCATGAAAGCAACTTCACTTTCGACACGGTGAGTGTTGTTGATACCGGTCCGAGGGTCCGAATTGGCTAGTCTGACGATAAGAGACTCTGTGTCGGCTGGGCATGGCACGGTGCCTGGTTGAAGGTCACCGGATTGGGAGGATTTGAAGGTTATTGCGGTAGTGGTGGGAGACAAAAGAGTGACGCGGTATATgaagttgttgtaaggaaACGGGCTATTGATGTCATATTCAACAGGCTCGATGCTCTCTGCCTAATGTATACTTAGCAGTTTCTTTTAGTCTTTGAAGAGGCATAATCATACTTGTAGACCGTTCGACTGGAGAATGGACTCGACGAAGTCCATTCGCTGCTTGTAGTGTTGGTCGTTCATTGTGCTAAACGTGCGGGTGAGGGGCTTTCCTCGACAGCTCCTTTGTGGATTGAGTGCTCAGGAAAATGTAAGAGATGAAGTGTTCTGGTGCGAACGGATATATGCTGTGGCGGGGTTAACTGTGTACTAGATCTTCATTGCCCTTATCAGCCTCCCTGTGCTATTTAGGCAGGTAGTAACAGCATTGTTTTGCAAGCAAACCGCCCAAAGTGAGCCGCTTGTGCCGGAAGCGGGGAACTTGATGATAGGTAAAAGGATATAAAGTAATTGGGTACTGTCAGCCTAGGCAGCAATCTACATGTAGTCACCCTGAACTCCGCGTTGTTGGAAGATTCCCTGACGCGCGTTGGAAGAATCACCCTGTCTTTATCCACCCGCATGGTAGACTGGTCTAGACTGATTATGTTTACAATAACCAAATATCCAAATAACGCTAACCCTCCCTCAGTTCGGTTGTGGCAAGTCCGGACGGTCGCAGACTGTTGGTTGTgttgcgccgtcgtcacAATAACCGGATTGGCCCTGCATAACCCCTGCCAAGTATTTCCTTCAGCAGCGGAAAAAGCTTAGCGCCTTCAGGGTGCAGGTAGCCATGAATGGTGACGCTGAAACTGCTGCTTCCGTGTTATTCCCATCCGTGGACATGACAGGGAGCGAGTGCTTTGGACAACATTTGTAGGAATGAGGTGGGCGCGAAAAAGATATTTTCGTGACAACACCATAATGACCTGCTCCGCCGACGCGAATTGGCCACACCAAGTCTTGATTCTGAGCATCGTTGACCACTGGGAAAAAATCTCCGCTCAGGTTGACAATCGAAGCTGACCGTGCTGACCTTGCCGTTGACCATCCAACCGTAGCTGTGACTTTGAGGCTCTGCCCCCATTTGACTTCACTCTCGATGATCGCGAAGTTCTCTGTCTTTGTCCCGAGTTAACAGTACGAGCAATCGATCGAATTCGGGAGCTGGCGTGGAGAACTTGAGATGAAGGTACAGTCGTAGCAGAATGACAACACTCCATAACGATCATTGATAAACGTTCAATTCACGGTGCTGAGTTAGCCTGCTTCGAATAGAGTAGCTCTTAAAAAACATCAGTTGAGGCGTGGAAATGAAGCAATGAGACCATAACTAAGATTTTACAAGCACAACGTTGAATTTGCGTGTCCTTGTTCCAGTCCAATGTGTACCTCCATCACAACAGGCGGCAACTTTATGGCCCATATATTTCTCTCTCCTAATATCTCAACTATCTTTTACTAGGATACATACTGGAAAAATGTTGGCAAACCAAGGTCTACCCCCCTTGTACTCGCCTAGAAGTTGGCCTAAGACACCCATACGGACAGTAGGGAGAAGCCCATATCCAACCGAGCTGTTGCTCAGGGACTTAATGGGAACTTTTTGCAGCTTCAGTTCATGTGGTCTTGCACAGGTAACACCCCCTCATTGTTTCGTTCCATCGGGCTTGACGCATCTTGCATTTGAAACTCATGGAAGGAAGATGCTAGTCGACGCCAACGGCTCGCATGTATAGGTTCAAAACAAAATTGATCCACTTCGCGGGCTTGCAGCATTGTTGATCAGACACATGGTTCTGAACGCTTGACAAGCTTGCTGACTGTTCGTGGCATATGAATTCAACAGGGGGTCCTTTATCTACATGTGACACATGTATTCTTCTCAAGGCATTGGTTGTGACGATCAATCTCGACTTTTCAAGTAAACTTGGAAATAAAAGATTTGTTTCATGGCCTAGAGAAAATTCCCATGTCAAATTCGGATCTCTTAGTACTGTTTCCCGAGTGCTGTTGTGATGAGACTTTGGAGCGTGCAATTCACGAAGCAAAACGCCCCTCCCTGGCATCTGAACATAACGCCAAAATGGGCTGTGGCCGACTTTTGCGACTACTTGATTGTCAGAAGATGAGTGACTACTTTTATGATTAAGACCAGGATCAAACAGGCCACCCAGAATCGTTTAAATAGAAGCATTCCAAAAATCTGACCCCGAAAGAACGAGCGTGCTCTGTGCGACGATTTCCGCGCATTAATCAATGGAGATGTTCCAAAGCGTTGACCACGTGTCAGGCACCGGCGAAGCCAGCTTCAACCTGGGAAATGGACCAAACGCGGCCAATGACCCATAAGGGCGTTAACTACGAGTCGATAAGAATCGTCGTCCAGTTGGAGGCTCAATGTCTAGCAAGCAACGTGCTGTCCAATTGGTTTGACCTCGCTAGGGAAGGGGAGCATAGATAGTTTACAGCGGAGACATGATCCTAAACCTCTGAATTTTCTGCCAAGCCATAGCAAAACGATGACTTCCTACTAGTCCTCAATGGCATGGTGGGCCGTGGAGTGATTCTGGCCTGGCCAACAAATTTCTGCGTGCTCGGGCGAGTAGCAGTCGACCCCTAGTCGCCCCTGGACGCAGCCCAATGCCTCCCGCGAGAAGTTCAGCGTGACGAGGTCGAACACCTGCGGTTTCGGCTTGCTCAGCCACTTGAAACAATGTTCAGTGTGAGCGATCGATCGGGACTTGGTGTCCATAGCGATGGAGCCCGCTTCCTCCGCAACCAGCCTCTTGTGCAGTATGTAGGCGCAGTGGCTATGGTGGAAGTCACCCGTCACCCACACGGTGATGGCGTCGCCTTGGCGGATCGTTGACTCTGCAATTGGTTGCGttccctcggcgtcggcaaagAAAGTCCAGTTTCCAGCTGCAAAGTACTTGTCTGATAAATCTCTCTTATAACAGGGCTCTTGCACCCAGTTGTACATCATTGGGTCGAAGACACAGCCCCTGTCGCGAGATTTCTCAGGGTTGTTGGAGCAGACTCCGATCAGTGACGCCCTCTCCTCCGATTCAACCGGACTCAGTGCTTGTAGCGTGTAGAGCAGACCACCTCCTATGACCACGAGCACTGCAACTGATATGAAAAGTAAGAGCCCGCGCTGGTGCGCCGTAGCGCGATATTCGCGTCGAGTTCTGTTGTCGCCGTGCGAGTCACTACCAAGCGGAAAGTCGTCCCTTGAAGAAGGCTCGTCCGAATAGTCGAGAGCCTGATATCCAGTAGCAGATTTCTCCATGGTTAGGTGTGAAGGAGGTTTGGCAAGAACTTCTTGGACGGGTTGGCGCAAAGACTTGCTCGTTTGGTGCGGCTTACGGCAATGAGATTTCCGGTCAACATCAGTTCAGTAGTTGAGCACAATGTTGCTCCGGCTTTTCTCGTTTCGTAAATAACTCTATAAAACACTTGCCCGCTAGTACCATATACATCGTAGTATCGTCGAAAAGCAATTGCAAACTAGCCGCCCTGGAGTCATTATGGGGGTTGTGTCAGTCGAACTGAACGCCGGCGAGAAGCCCCAATCGTTTGAATTCCAGCCATCAGCTCAAAACTTACAGGTGACAAGGGTTCATCCGCGTGTCATCGGGATCGGGGCCTTACTCATTCAACAAAATGGAAAAGTTCGAGTAATGCAATTCCTCTCAAAGTTTGGGTAGTAACAAGATTCCTGTTCTTGAACTTTGAAGCAGAAGCACCGCCAGGCTGTAGCCGAACAAAAAGAAGTTTGAGCTTGAGCCAATCGTGAAGTCGACGTCAGACGCGAGGCAAACCCTTGATCATTCCCCACCATTCTGCGGTTCGTCGCGTGTGGAAAGCATGCACAGCCATTAAATTTTACCCGAAAGCTCATGATTCAGAGTATTTGCTGATCTAGAAAAGAGTTCATCGGCAATCAAGTTCCCTCTTTGCTATTTGCTGACGATGAACCCCTAGGGTGGGCGTAAAGATCGCCTGGGTGACGCAAGTGATGAGGCGCTCAAAAGTCAAGCGTGTATTACGATGAGAGGCTGTGTGAACATTATCCAGATGTCAAAGACAAGACCTGGGCGGTCAAGCTTGGGACGCAGATGATTGGGAAAGCAAGAACTCGCATTCGGGGTATTTCTCAATGCTGAATCCGAAGCGTGTGGCACTAGTCCCCTAAGCCTCCCTTGCTCTAaacccttcctcctcctctctttgAGTGAGCGCCTCGTACGACAGGAAACGCACACAGAAATCATCAATTGCCTTGAACGTCAAAACAAGCAAAGCATCTTTTGCATCAATCATGTCCTCTCAATCCGATAAAGAAATGCTCCTAGGcggagagaaaagagagcAACAGGACCTCGAGTCGAGCATTTTTAGTGGGAGCATGGAACTTGATCACGATGAGGTCGCGGGATTCTCCAGGCGAGGCTCACGAGCTGGTCGCTTCTTGAACCTCCCATGGTGGAAGGTCTTAGTCGCGCTTCTGGCCATCTGGGGCTTCATAGACCTGGTTAGGGTCGTGATCAGGCTCGCTCAGCAACTTCCAGCGGCAAAGACGGATCACGGCGACCTTTCGTGGTACTGTAGACGGGATTGCGGCAAATCACTCGAGGAGGCAGAGCCCAAGGGCTGTGTGTGGGATGAGCTCGAATTCCGCTTCACCCACCCCGAATGCACCAACTTGGAGGTCCAGCAAGACTTTCTCAGTGCCGGTCCCGGCCCCGACGGAACATGGCTGTACGCTATCGATGTGGACTGGACGCATGGCGCAGAGAGCCATggcaacatcaacaacggcAACATGCACATCATAGACTCCAAAGAGCTGGTCAAACTGGTCAAGCCCGGCCTGACGGTGTGGCACTCGAATCTCTGGCACATTTCTCACTGCCTTTGGTACTGGAAGAAGGTGTCTTTAAGCCGCTTTGACGGCACACTGTTGCCTATGGCGAGGGCAGAGGAAGCTGAGCATTCGTACCACTGCACGCGAATGATCATCAACTACCTGAGGAAGAAGCACCTGACGGACCAGTTCAAGACGAGCTTCAGCTTCTGAAAAAGATACATTGAGGATGGATGAGGCTGGTGCTTCCTTAAAATGGCTCTAGAATAAATCCTGTTTTTGCGCGTATGACTAGAACATCATGAGCTACGCCAAACTCTGAAATCCAAGCAGCAAGACAGTCTTCCCGCAATCCTTACATAGTCTAGTTCTCTTTCCAGACAATCAGTGTCCGCCATATCGGCTATGCTCCATAAAAGAGAGAGTAGAAGTGATAACCTTGGGTAGCTTGTGAAACAGCCAAGCAAGTATAATTGACTGCGGACTAAACGAATGTTCCCCAAGACCGGAAACAATGTTTAGTTGCCACCTGGCGCAAGAGTAGGTTGATTACTAGTCACTCCACATACACTAAACAGCCGACGGAAATCCAAAAGCTTATGACAACCAGAAGTCTATTTTTCAGTTTCAAGGATGGGTAGGAGACTTTCGACTTCCCTCCTTCGGGCTAATACAACCGGCGGAGCATGTGGGGTCTTGGGGCATCGGCGGCTTCGGGTCTGGAAAGCAACATGGAGCCTATTTCGTCCGTGGGGAGCAAAAGGTCGCAGGGGATCTTTCCTTTCAGCTTTATCTCAGTTCAGAGTCACACAGACGACCATTTCACCTTTCAAATATTTTGTTTTctaaaagaagaagaaaaaacccCAAATATTGGAATACTCAGTAATCTACCATGATGTTCTCTCGGCAATCCGTTTATCAAAAGTTGGACTCGGTTTCTGAAATCGAAGGCTCGTGTTGCGATAGCGATGACCGTGGCTCTATCTATCAGCCCGACCTCAAGTCGCGCTATTACCTTAGTCAAATGCTACCCAAGTGCGCCCTCTTCCTGGGCGTGGTCTTTCTGGCATCAATTCCCGGCCTTGCATCTTTGAAGTTGCTCGCTACCTCTCGCGACGCACTTCCACTGTCAGAAAGGATTCCGACTCCCATCACCCAATGCGGCAGTTCTCCAGAGGAAGCCCGTAGGCTTGGGTGCCGATTTGAGATGCACAACTTTGCGTGGGTACCGCCTCAGTGCTACGATGATGAGCTAGGAGACGACTGGGACTCCCACGCCGACTGGGTCTGGTCGCGGTCTCCAAATAACAGCGCCGACACGGACGAGCAATTCATGGCCGATTGTCGCGCCGGCAACGTGCGCACCGCCTGGCTGCCCTGGTATCAACATATGGCGCATTGCGACATCATCATGAAGAAGTAAGCACCAGccttctgctgctgtcgACAGCTCGCTCCAGTCTAGCAGTATGAATAGGTACATGCGCTCAGTCATGTTCTTTCGTCCCATGGATAATTGGACGTCCAACTGGCCACACTACGAGCATTGTGCGAGGATGATGAGTCGCTTTGATATGGACCCAATGCTCTATAATAGTCAGATAGGTCTCAAATTCCCTACCTGCGACTACTCTTGGTTCGACGAGAGGCAAACAACTACGTCTATCAAGCTACGGCCAGCATGGCATCCCACTGCTGACTATGCGGTACCTCCTTATTGCAATAGCGACATGAAGGTTGTCTACGAAGGTATCCACAACTATAACTAATAGTTGAAGGGAAACATGGGGTGATACGTTTTAGTAACATACTTTATTGGAAATGGCGACAGTTTAGTGATTAATGCTTGGTAAATGGAGCCCCAATGTTTAGTAGATTATCCCTTCACACTAGCTCTAAATCGATGAAATACTGTAAGCCAATGTAGCTGTGCTTGTTTCCTTGTATAAGATAAGTAGACGTATTTTTCATCTATTTTTTATGAATATTGAAGATAACTTTCCGAAGGCTTCCGCGCTGAGAAAAACGTTTCTTTCCATAGACACTACAGGGAGATACATGATATGAAAAGTTTGTTGGATGATCCCTATGCCAGCCACTACCCAGCAAATCCAATGACCTATCCAAGAAAGCAGGCTGCACTTCCTCAACTGTCCTCCGAAAGTCTTATGACGTTTTTGATATCGTCCGGTAAAGGAAGTTTTGCCTGGCCCTCGGGCGCCCTGAGACTGAGCATGTCTCTGCGCGGTCTTGATGAGGCAGTGTGCCAGTTCAGCACCACCTTAAAGTCTACGCACGTTTTATGGATATTGAAGTTGGGGAATAGTGCCAGGTTTCCCTCAACTTACTTAAATACAAATATCTCCGTGCTCGGATAGTACGTCAGCTGCTTTATTAATACGTACAGGCAATGTTGTGTGTGGAAGTAGTGCAGATTCGGCTGCTTGCTGTCTAGGAAGCGTTCCCTATAGTAGTGGTTGAAGTTGAGATTGCGACGTATTTAGTTGAGGCAGTGAATCTGATGCATTGCGTTAGGGGCTGCAATGTAGGCATCTGACCCGAGCCCAAAGGACTCAGGCTAGTGAGCTGCAGTGGCAGGGTCCTTGCTGAGGGTGACGACCTCTTCAGCAGTGATGGCTACAGGGTCTAGATTACTGAGTAGGTCCTACGCAGTATCCACATTGCTGCTCGGCAGTCCTGTATAGATTGAGCTTATAACTTCCGCAGCAGAAACATTGATAACGGACTTGAGTAATGGGATATCAACGGCATCCAGAAGAGGTGCTGAGAACTTAGCACATGACACGTGGGCAAGGTTAGGACATTGATACAAGAATACTACTCACAATACGAATTGACGGCTTTCAAATGGGCATTTTGCCCCATCATGCCTCGCTGCTTCTGGTCGGCAATGGCAAAAAGGGCGACTGAGAAAAACAACAGAAATATGTTGCAGGAGACCAAAACGTAGTTAAGCAGGGCACGCTGTGAGGTCTTCGCTGATGCATCTTTTTCGATTGAGCTTGGAAGCATCGCCTGCTTCTCATCGTCAAAAGACGGACCGTCATAGTCTTCTGCTTCCAAGTTCAGGCGACTGGTAAACATGATTGAGCTTCCTGTTGACTGTGCGAAAGAGTACGTGGTTTGTGGGCTTTCATTCTCCTCTGGCCGAGAAACATGGCAAGGTACGCAATCTCGGACAATCGAACCGCCACCATAACTTTATTGCTTGATTGAGACGGCATGACGATGCGCCGCGAGTGACTACTTGGGGCCGAGTGGTAGAGTTTCCGTTCTCGGGGTTTGACTCGAGTGGGAGAAACACACTGGCAGGGGTGTCCGCACTGAAATGCCGTTGACATTAGACTAAGTTACAGTTTCTGCCGATGTGATTTAACAGCGCTGCGAACCTTTGCCTCGGGAACGGGCATGAACATATCTTCAGCCAAGGATGTCATGGAAGTATGGGCCCTGGTGTATTCCTAGCTATAAGACGACGGGCTAATGCATCATGACAACATTTCAGGTAGCTGCCGGGGACTTTTGTTAAACAGGTAATGTCTTAAGAAACTTGATTCTAGGTGCGGTGATCTCTCTTCTATTTCCCAGCTCACGACTCACATCCCAAGATAGCCACTGTATCACTTCCTATCTTGGCATTGAGTAAAACTAAAACTGGCTGACTTAGTGTGAAAACATGTACGGTCTTGTGCAATTCCAACCCTGCTCCTCAATTTAAACTCCAAACATGGTAAGCTTTCAACTGGCTTTGAGTTGGCAAGTTCGGCCACCGCCCAATTCACAGTGGAGATCCGGGGTCGATGATGAATCTCTTGTCCTTGACTCTGCGCTCTTCTACCTATTGAACCACCTCTTGGTGGTTCCGGCAGGTATGAAGATGCCCCCAGCCGTCTATTCCTGGGTTCGCGTCTCTTCCTAATACTTTGCCTTCCAGCGTTATATCTGAGGTACAGAGAATGCTCTGTTGCAGGTAATTAAAGTAGTAGTTTGTGTGAACCTGAAAGTGGCCCTCTTTGACCTGGTTCTCCTTTCCGGTTGGTCCATACTGGATGACGCTATTGAAATCGTTCATAATGAGATACAAGCAGTGCAACTGGTGGGCCCAAGATACCTTCCACAGCGTGTTGCCCCTGGGATCAACCCACGGC belongs to Colletotrichum higginsianum IMI 349063 chromosome 5, whole genome shotgun sequence and includes:
- a CDS encoding Phosphotransferase enzyme family protein; translation: MNDQHYKQRMDFVESILQSNGLQAESIEPVEYDINSPFPYNNFIYRVTLLSPTTTAITFKSSQSGDLQPGTVPCPADTESLIVRLANSDPRTGINNTHRVESEVAFMTLVRQALAGSKYSCIVPDVYMWSGVSSGQGISVQQCMPGTIPERGGFEDFSLQDKTVLLGQMADILALLQNYTVPGTVSKYGGLRFDENRNVISGQMTMFTGEPSLTYRDFLRGIFKVKLEEADNNPVIQGWKENGVRTRLDDFIDHRLEKLLGGDDPQKVLVHADLTTNNLLFDPSTLRVTALLDFDFSYVGTVADEFMGFSFGNLCGGTLPGPFESGSQLALRRAMLTGFSESHPVVGASEVQWDIAETWDKELARAGAARPCTIFRFEEIANIYWLQDKVSPFELDNPMMRKRMTAEQVEETRSRTENLIAEFLGRASLSYDTSSEGNNL
- a CDS encoding Major facilitator superfamily transporter; this encodes MEKSATGYQALDYSDEPSSRDDFPLGSDSHGDNRTRREYRATAHQRGLLLFISVAVLVVIGGGLLYTLQALSPVESEERASLIGVCSNNPEKSRDRGCVFDPMMYNWVQEPCYKRDLSDKYFAAGNWTFFADAEGTQPIAESTIRQGDAITVWVTGDFHHSHCAYILHKRLVAEEAGSIAMDTKSRSIAHTEHCFKWLSKPKPQVFDLVTLNFSREALGCVQGRLGVDCYSPEHAEICWPGQNHSTAHHAIED
- a CDS encoding Major facilitator superfamily transporter gives rise to the protein MFSRQSVYQKLDSVSEIEGSCCDSDDRGSIYQPDLKSRYYLSQMLPKCALFLGVVFLASIPGLASLKLLATSRDALPLSERIPTPITQCGSSPEEARRLGCRFEMHNFAWVPPQCYDDELGDDWDSHADWVWSRSPNNSADTDEQFMADCRAGNVRTAWLPWYQHMAHCDIIMKNSLQSSSMNRYMRSVMFFRPMDNWTSNWPHYEHCARMMSRFDMDPMLYNSQIGLKFPTCDYSWFDERQTTTSIKLRPAWHPTADYAVPPYCNSDMKVVYEGIHNYN